From Dethiosulfovibrio salsuginis, one genomic window encodes:
- the secD gene encoding protein translocase subunit SecD — MLRKDRWRLGLVAVVIIAAVASVFPVKGRINLGLDLKGGAHIVLQAKGTEENPLTHDSVERLLVVLRNRVDQYGVAEPLIQREGQDRVIVDLPGVENPEHALDLIGRTALLEFRQVLQSTGSLPPKAERPNYDSDEEYQTAVERWNEVKKQRDQLEVRLREEAASDSSTKVAVDESGRIYLLGSPYVTGKDLKDAKTTYDNLGRPVVSLEFNDQGAKLFDEATSENVGNQIAIVLDGSVVSAPVVQERISGGAAQISGRFTPEEARNLAIMLRAGALPVPVDILENRSVGPTLGADSIQAGLKAGIIGCVLVVLFMLLYYRVLGVAADVALVVTMLILFALLISFKATLTLPGIAGIILTIGMAVDGNILIYERIKEEYRDGKTPLASLEAGFKKAFKTILDANVTTLIAASVLYYFGSGPIRGFALTLTFGIVASVFSALLVTRVLLQVMVGRNGIPSLSRRNQ, encoded by the coding sequence ATGCTGAGAAAAGATCGTTGGCGGCTGGGATTGGTGGCTGTCGTCATCATCGCAGCGGTAGCATCGGTTTTCCCTGTCAAGGGAAGAATTAACCTGGGACTTGACCTCAAAGGTGGGGCTCACATAGTCCTCCAGGCCAAAGGCACCGAAGAAAACCCCCTTACCCACGACAGCGTTGAGAGGCTGCTCGTCGTCTTAAGAAACCGGGTCGACCAGTATGGTGTGGCAGAACCTCTCATTCAGAGAGAGGGACAGGACAGGGTTATAGTCGACCTGCCAGGGGTGGAAAACCCGGAGCATGCCCTTGACCTTATAGGTAGGACGGCCCTTCTCGAGTTCCGTCAAGTTTTACAGTCGACAGGCTCTCTTCCCCCAAAAGCGGAGCGGCCTAACTACGACTCCGATGAGGAGTACCAGACTGCGGTGGAGAGATGGAACGAGGTAAAAAAACAAAGAGATCAGCTTGAGGTAAGGCTAAGGGAAGAAGCGGCCTCCGATAGCTCCACTAAGGTTGCCGTCGACGAGTCAGGCCGCATTTATCTTCTCGGTTCTCCCTATGTGACAGGCAAAGATCTCAAAGACGCAAAGACCACCTACGATAACCTTGGTCGACCTGTAGTCAGCCTGGAGTTTAACGACCAGGGCGCTAAGTTGTTCGATGAGGCGACCTCGGAAAACGTAGGCAACCAAATTGCCATCGTCCTAGACGGATCGGTCGTATCCGCCCCTGTCGTTCAAGAGCGTATAAGCGGTGGGGCTGCTCAGATCTCCGGTCGATTTACCCCTGAAGAGGCCAGAAACCTCGCTATAATGCTCAGGGCCGGTGCTCTCCCTGTTCCGGTGGATATCCTTGAAAATCGCTCCGTTGGACCTACCCTTGGAGCTGACTCAATTCAGGCAGGGTTAAAAGCCGGAATCATCGGCTGCGTTTTGGTCGTCCTGTTTATGCTCCTCTACTACAGGGTTCTCGGTGTAGCTGCGGACGTGGCTTTGGTCGTCACCATGCTGATACTATTTGCGCTGCTTATAAGCTTTAAAGCCACTCTGACCCTCCCCGGCATCGCCGGTATTATACTGACCATAGGTATGGCGGTGGACGGTAATATACTGATCTACGAGAGAATAAAAGAGGAATACAGGGATGGTAAGACCCCCTTAGCTTCCCTGGAAGCGGGGTTCAAAAAGGCCTTCAAGACAATCCTGGATGCCAACGTCACGACCCTTATCGCTGCCTCGGTTCTCTATTATTTCGGGAGTGGACCGATCAGAGGTTTTGCCCTGACCCTTACTTTCGGCATAGTGGCCAGCGTCTTTAGCGCTCTTTTGGTGACAAGGGTCCTGCTTCAGGTAATGGTGGGACGCAACGGCATTCCTTCTCTGTCCCGTAGAAATCAATAG
- the yajC gene encoding preprotein translocase subunit YajC: MNQSGQAGAMQMFFPLVIFVVIFYFFIIRPQKKRQKKHDDLIGSLGRGDRVITAGGFIGIVREVKDDSFILEISEGVKVRVLKGSVSSKMAVETGESQKTSKDETKSDSDSGKVGLSKETPEDSK, translated from the coding sequence TTGAATCAAAGCGGGCAGGCAGGAGCAATGCAGATGTTTTTTCCCCTGGTCATATTCGTGGTAATATTCTACTTCTTCATAATCAGACCACAGAAGAAGAGGCAGAAGAAACACGATGACCTTATAGGGTCTTTGGGCAGGGGCGATAGGGTTATCACCGCTGGTGGATTTATCGGCATCGTCAGGGAAGTCAAGGATGATAGCTTCATACTGGAGATCTCCGAGGGCGTTAAAGTAAGGGTCCTTAAAGGCTCGGTCTCCAGCAAGATGGCTGTCGAAACAGGGGAGTCTCAAAAGACCTCTAAGGATGAGACCAAGTCGGACTCCGACTCCGGCAAGGTTGGGCTCTCCAAGGAAACTCCGGAAGACTCTAAGTAG
- a CDS encoding redox-sensing transcriptional repressor Rex, giving the protein MKVAEPTVERLVQYRRLLERLVQEDVSVVSSRDIGDMLGYKASQVRKDLSYFGEIGKRGVGYGVERLLSHVEDILAPPKKWRIGLVGVGRLGEAIIDHRAFLSQDYEIVALFDVSEKKIGKVFLGKPCFSLADMPKKLSELDIDVIMLTVPKEAAQSCVDIATSSGVIRGILNFSPSSISVPEGVIVYSVDISVELEKLLFYLKH; this is encoded by the coding sequence ATGAAGGTCGCTGAACCGACGGTGGAGCGTCTGGTGCAATACCGACGGCTCCTTGAGCGTTTAGTTCAGGAAGATGTGTCGGTGGTCTCGTCCAGAGATATAGGGGATATGCTGGGTTACAAAGCAAGCCAGGTCAGGAAAGACCTATCCTACTTCGGGGAAATAGGAAAGCGAGGGGTAGGATACGGCGTGGAGAGGTTGCTCTCCCACGTAGAGGATATTCTCGCACCGCCCAAAAAATGGCGAATAGGCCTGGTGGGAGTTGGCCGTTTAGGCGAAGCGATTATAGACCACAGGGCGTTCCTATCACAGGACTACGAGATAGTCGCCCTTTTTGACGTATCGGAGAAAAAAATAGGCAAAGTTTTTTTAGGTAAGCCCTGTTTTTCCCTTGCCGATATGCCGAAAAAACTGTCTGAGCTGGATATAGACGTCATAATGTTGACAGTTCCAAAGGAAGCTGCTCAGTCCTGTGTTGATATAGCTACCTCCAGCGGAGTAATTCGGGGGATCCTGAACTTTTCCCCTTCTTCTATCTCCGTGCCTGAGGGAGTTATAGTCTACTCTGTAGACATATCCGTAGAGCTTGAAAAATTGTTGTTCTATCTCAAACACTGA
- the eno gene encoding phosphopyruvate hydratase: protein MSTIVGIHGREILDSRGNPTVEVEVILESGVVGMAAVPSGASTGTFEAVELRDGGDRYMGKGVLKAVENVNDRIAPEIIGMDVAEQAYIDRAMIDLDGTANKEVLGANAILGVSMAVARAASIYFDMPLWNYLGGLGPFSLPTPMMNVINGGAHADNNLDIQEFMVMPYGADSFSEALRMNTEVYHHLKSMLKKKGHSTALGDEGGFAPNLGSNREGFDILVEAIEKAGYRPGEQIGIAVDVAASEIFSDGIYTFKGEGKKFSSEELNDYYAGLCDDYPIVCIEDGMAEDDWNGFALMTSTLGKKIQIVGDDLFVTNRERLARGIKENSANAILIKLNQIGSLSETLDVIRTARNAGFATVISHRSGETADSFIADLSVAVGAGQIKTGAPARTDRVEKYNQLLRIEEAIGDNSPYAGISAINCSGR, encoded by the coding sequence ATGAGTACTATAGTAGGGATACACGGTAGGGAGATACTGGACTCAAGGGGAAATCCTACGGTAGAGGTCGAGGTTATCCTCGAATCAGGGGTAGTTGGAATGGCTGCTGTCCCATCAGGGGCCTCTACTGGCACCTTTGAGGCAGTCGAACTGCGGGACGGTGGCGATCGCTATATGGGAAAAGGGGTTCTCAAAGCGGTGGAGAACGTCAACGACAGGATAGCACCGGAGATAATTGGAATGGACGTCGCGGAACAGGCCTACATAGATCGAGCTATGATAGATCTCGACGGTACCGCCAATAAAGAGGTACTTGGGGCAAACGCTATTCTAGGTGTCTCCATGGCCGTAGCCAGGGCTGCCTCCATCTATTTTGACATGCCCCTTTGGAACTATTTAGGTGGGTTAGGTCCTTTCTCCCTTCCCACCCCTATGATGAACGTCATAAACGGAGGGGCCCACGCGGATAACAACCTGGATATCCAGGAGTTTATGGTTATGCCATATGGTGCGGACAGTTTTTCCGAGGCCCTGAGGATGAACACAGAGGTTTATCATCACCTTAAGAGTATGTTGAAGAAGAAAGGTCACTCCACCGCTCTGGGGGACGAAGGTGGTTTTGCCCCTAACCTGGGCAGCAACAGGGAAGGATTCGATATTCTCGTCGAGGCGATAGAGAAAGCCGGTTATCGTCCTGGAGAGCAGATAGGTATCGCCGTGGACGTCGCAGCGTCGGAAATCTTCTCCGACGGCATCTATACCTTCAAAGGGGAGGGTAAGAAATTCTCCTCTGAAGAACTGAACGATTATTATGCCGGTCTCTGCGACGACTATCCTATCGTTTGCATCGAAGACGGAATGGCCGAGGACGATTGGAATGGTTTTGCCCTTATGACCTCTACGTTAGGTAAAAAAATACAGATCGTCGGTGACGACCTTTTCGTCACCAACAGAGAAAGACTTGCCAGGGGAATAAAAGAGAACTCCGCTAACGCCATTCTCATAAAATTGAATCAGATAGGGTCCCTATCCGAGACCCTTGACGTCATAAGGACCGCTAGAAACGCCGGCTTTGCGACGGTCATATCCCACAGGTCAGGAGAGACCGCTGATTCCTTTATAGCCGACCTATCGGTAGCGGTAGGAGCTGGTCAGATAAAGACCGGTGCGCCTGCCAGAACCGACAGAGTGGAGAAGTACAATCAGCTCCTTAGAATAGAAGAGGCTATAGGGGATAACTCCCCTTATGCTGGCATCTCTGCCATAAACTGCAGCGGGAGATAA
- a CDS encoding RNA-binding S4 domain-containing protein — protein sequence MTIRVDKYLKLSRLVKRRTIAQEMVDVGAVRISGRKVKPSADVKVGDILEVAFPRRLLKVEVLIDDESVLKRKGVEPYRMLLDEKLSPEDKVWG from the coding sequence ATGACAATTAGAGTAGATAAATACCTTAAACTTTCCAGGCTGGTAAAGAGGCGGACGATCGCCCAGGAGATGGTGGACGTCGGTGCGGTGAGGATCTCCGGTCGAAAGGTAAAACCCTCTGCGGACGTAAAAGTAGGCGATATCCTGGAGGTAGCCTTTCCTAGGAGGCTTTTAAAGGTGGAGGTCCTAATAGACGACGAATCTGTGCTCAAAAGAAAGGGAGTAGAGCCTTATCGGATGCTTCTGGACGAAAAGCTTTCCCCGGAGGATAAAGTCTGGGGTTGA
- the rpoD gene encoding RNA polymerase sigma factor RpoD, translating into MKNLVDQQDAGDDLEVELDQTEVVLDQYLDKIKDILLEGQSKGYVTKDDIERHMNHHVLNEALLDKIYENLEALGINIHKPEDSEEFEEEDPLPLVPCESSSSDLGSISDPVRMYLREIGTIPLLTQQQEVELAKSIEEGDKEAKSKLVEANLRLVVSIAKKYMGRGMLFLDLIQEGNLGLIRAVEKFDYTRGYKFSTYATWWIRQAITRAIADQARTIRIPVHMVETINKVMRTSRNLVQSLGREPSDEEIAAEMGIEPSKVVQIRRVAQEPVSLESPVGEEDDSELGDFIEDKDMISPDESTSMEFLRGQLDKVLDGLTDREQQVLRLRFGFDDGQCYTLEDVGKRFGVTRERIRQIEAKALRKLRHPSRTVTLKDYMS; encoded by the coding sequence ATGAAAAATCTCGTTGATCAACAGGACGCAGGTGACGACCTAGAGGTTGAACTAGACCAAACCGAGGTCGTTCTGGATCAGTATCTCGATAAGATCAAAGATATCCTTCTGGAGGGGCAGAGCAAGGGGTATGTAACCAAGGACGACATAGAACGGCACATGAACCATCATGTCCTAAACGAAGCTCTTTTGGACAAGATCTACGAAAACCTGGAGGCATTAGGCATCAATATCCACAAACCGGAGGACTCAGAGGAGTTCGAGGAGGAAGATCCTCTTCCCCTTGTCCCTTGTGAGTCCTCATCGTCCGATTTAGGGTCGATATCCGACCCGGTCAGGATGTATCTCAGGGAGATTGGCACCATCCCTCTTCTCACCCAGCAACAGGAGGTAGAGCTTGCAAAAAGCATAGAGGAAGGGGATAAAGAGGCTAAGTCCAAATTAGTGGAGGCCAACCTCCGTCTGGTCGTCAGTATAGCTAAGAAGTATATGGGAAGAGGAATGCTTTTTTTGGATCTCATCCAGGAGGGCAATCTCGGCTTGATCAGAGCGGTTGAAAAGTTCGACTACACCAGAGGCTATAAATTCAGTACCTATGCGACCTGGTGGATAAGGCAGGCCATCACCAGGGCTATTGCCGATCAGGCTAGAACCATTAGAATACCTGTCCATATGGTAGAGACGATCAATAAGGTAATGAGGACCTCCAGAAACTTAGTCCAAAGCCTAGGTCGAGAGCCCTCGGACGAGGAAATAGCCGCAGAAATGGGTATAGAGCCCTCAAAGGTGGTCCAGATAAGGCGGGTTGCCCAGGAGCCTGTCTCCCTGGAATCTCCGGTAGGGGAGGAAGACGACAGCGAGCTTGGGGACTTTATAGAGGACAAGGACATGATAAGTCCTGATGAATCGACCTCGATGGAATTCCTAAGGGGACAGCTTGACAAGGTCTTAGATGGTTTGACGGACAGAGAACAGCAGGTGCTCAGGCTTAGGTTTGGCTTTGACGACGGTCAGTGTTATACCTTAGAGGACGTAGGTAAAAGATTCGGTGTCACCAGAGAGCGCATTCGCCAGATAGAGGCTAAAGCCCTCAGGAAACTTCGCCACCCCAGCAGAACTGTGACATTGAAGGATTATATGTCTTGA
- the dnaG gene encoding DNA primase translates to MGDDVGRIKDKLDIVDVIGDYVKLIRSGQSYKGLCPFHDEKTPSFHVSQERQTWHCFGCGKGGDIFTFMMDREGLSFAETLDVLSKRAGIELQFKSEEGKNRKNLFEVMEYVSNRYIKTLRGDQGAAARSYLFRRGIDEKVCRDFSLGWAPPSWDFLVKDCGLSSMELGDLVRCGMAIQGDRGYYDRFRGRIIFPIKDISGRTIAFGGRITEGDGAKYLNSPETEIYSKRKTLYLIEKAKSAIREKGHAILVEGYMDAIRSHMNGFPQTVATLGTALTEEQATIIKRLADRVYICYDADGAGQAAALRGMYVLQKAGLSVKVVSLPKGKDPDDLLSDPDGAIEYKDRLRSALSLVDYHIALRESAMADGDSRKSAVEDLLEGLASLDMVDISPYLPKLAAVLGIRDFEVLDELRSRKRRPFVPHEKNTPDGPVEDMDGTPPLTDPDKTEMALIALLWQQGELRKNCDLQELFCLISDDRLKLMASSILSGDSCDSLERRWLEAGDSFQIRVLAKGGSYLEEFPSDFNRNWELFCSLLRRKKAQMRYNELRVKMLQGAASPEEIKEHEEIRQILCLK, encoded by the coding sequence TTGGGCGACGATGTAGGTAGAATAAAGGACAAATTGGATATCGTCGATGTAATAGGAGATTACGTAAAACTTATCAGAAGCGGTCAAAGCTACAAGGGGCTCTGCCCCTTTCACGATGAAAAAACCCCTTCTTTCCACGTTTCCCAGGAAAGGCAGACCTGGCATTGCTTTGGGTGCGGAAAGGGAGGGGATATATTCACCTTTATGATGGACAGAGAGGGACTTTCCTTTGCCGAGACTTTGGATGTTCTGTCAAAAAGGGCGGGCATAGAGCTTCAGTTTAAGTCAGAAGAGGGTAAAAACAGGAAAAACCTTTTTGAGGTCATGGAATACGTCTCTAATCGTTATATAAAGACCCTTCGTGGTGACCAAGGTGCTGCCGCTAGGTCATACCTGTTTAGACGAGGGATCGACGAAAAGGTCTGTCGCGATTTTTCACTCGGTTGGGCTCCTCCCTCCTGGGATTTTCTCGTGAAAGACTGCGGCCTGTCCTCTATGGAGCTTGGTGATCTGGTTCGGTGTGGCATGGCGATCCAGGGGGATAGAGGATATTACGACAGGTTTAGAGGACGGATTATCTTTCCCATAAAGGACATATCCGGTAGAACTATCGCTTTTGGAGGAAGGATTACCGAAGGCGATGGAGCTAAATACCTCAATAGTCCTGAGACGGAGATCTACAGCAAGAGAAAAACACTATACCTCATAGAAAAGGCGAAGTCAGCCATAAGGGAGAAGGGGCACGCTATACTGGTCGAAGGCTATATGGACGCTATCAGATCCCACATGAATGGTTTTCCTCAGACTGTAGCTACTTTAGGAACCGCCTTGACGGAGGAACAGGCCACTATAATAAAACGACTGGCCGACAGGGTTTATATCTGTTACGATGCTGACGGAGCAGGGCAGGCCGCCGCCCTGAGAGGGATGTACGTCCTTCAGAAGGCCGGATTGTCGGTTAAAGTGGTCAGTCTGCCTAAAGGCAAAGACCCTGATGACTTGCTATCCGACCCAGATGGGGCTATTGAGTATAAAGATCGTCTAAGATCCGCTCTTTCCCTCGTGGATTACCACATAGCTCTGAGGGAATCTGCTATGGCCGATGGGGACTCCCGAAAATCGGCTGTAGAAGACCTCCTCGAGGGGCTTGCTTCCCTCGACATGGTCGATATCTCTCCCTATCTTCCCAAGCTAGCCGCTGTTTTAGGAATAAGGGACTTTGAGGTCTTGGACGAATTGAGATCCAGGAAAAGAAGGCCCTTTGTCCCTCATGAAAAAAACACTCCAGATGGCCCTGTGGAGGATATGGACGGAACACCACCTCTAACGGATCCAGATAAGACTGAGATGGCTTTAATAGCTCTTCTATGGCAACAGGGAGAACTTCGAAAAAACTGTGATCTTCAAGAACTGTTCTGCCTTATCTCCGACGATCGTCTTAAGCTGATGGCCAGTTCTATCCTCTCCGGTGATTCCTGTGACTCTCTGGAGAGGCGATGGCTTGAGGCTGGCGATAGCTTCCAGATAAGGGTGCTTGCCAAAGGCGGCTCCTACCTGGAGGAGTTCCCCAGTGACTTTAACCGTAACTGGGAACTTTTTTGCTCTCTTTTACGTCGCAAAAAGGCTCAAATGCGGTATAATGAACTCCGTGTAAAAATGCTCCAAGGAGCGGCATCTCCTGAAGAGATAAAAGAACACGAGGAAATCAGACAGATTCTGTGTCTCAAATAG
- a CDS encoding sodium-translocating pyrophosphatase: MGQIFTLVGFTGILALVFAMSSYRKVNRFRVDNDRVNELSEIIHQGAMAFLNREYRWLFPFVILVAVLLTWKLGLPTALAFVLGALCSAVAGYIGMNVATKSNGKTAYAATRGMNAALGVAFKGGTVMGMAVVGLGVLGVLVCYFLYRDPSVITGFGFGASSIALFARVGGGIYTKAADVGADLVGKVEAGIPEDDPRNPATIADNVGDNVGDIAGMGADLFESYVNSIIAAMAIGVITMGTVGVAYPLVLAALGILGSILGTFVVRVKDGGNAQAALRNGTFLTGGLMILGAFFATKLMTGDMGLFWSVLSGILVGVLIGWVTEIYTSADYRSVKNIARATETGAATTILAGISVGMVSTVVPVLMICAATLISFKFGGLFGIACAAVGMLSITGMTLSVDAYGPIADNAGGIAEMSKLPPEVRKITDKLDAVGNTTAAMGKGLAIGSAALTALSLFSAYATAVNLSTIDLSNPTVMTGLFIGGMLPFLFSALTIQAVGRAAEHMIDEVRRQFREIPGIMEGTARPEYEKCVEISTGAALKEMVIPGLLAIVSPILVGVFLGPEALGGLLGGSIVTGVMMAIFMSNSGGAWDNAKKYIEEGHHGGKGTEQHAAAVVGDTVGDPFKDTSGPSLNILIKLMSVVAVVMAPLFL, translated from the coding sequence ATGGGTCAAATTTTTACGCTTGTCGGTTTTACCGGCATCCTGGCTCTTGTCTTTGCGATGTCTTCCTATCGCAAAGTCAACAGGTTCAGGGTCGATAATGATAGGGTGAATGAGCTCTCCGAGATCATTCATCAGGGGGCAATGGCGTTTCTGAACAGGGAATACAGGTGGCTTTTCCCCTTCGTGATACTGGTCGCCGTTCTGTTGACCTGGAAGCTAGGTCTTCCTACCGCTTTGGCCTTTGTCCTTGGAGCCCTGTGCAGTGCCGTTGCGGGATACATCGGCATGAACGTGGCCACCAAGTCCAACGGAAAGACCGCTTACGCCGCTACCAGAGGCATGAATGCAGCTCTGGGAGTGGCTTTCAAAGGCGGTACCGTTATGGGTATGGCGGTAGTGGGACTTGGGGTCCTGGGGGTCTTGGTATGTTACTTCCTTTACAGAGATCCTAGCGTCATCACCGGATTTGGATTTGGCGCTAGCTCGATCGCTCTCTTTGCCCGTGTTGGCGGCGGGATCTACACCAAGGCCGCTGACGTAGGAGCGGACCTCGTCGGTAAAGTCGAGGCCGGGATTCCTGAGGACGATCCGAGAAACCCCGCTACCATAGCGGACAACGTCGGAGACAACGTAGGGGACATCGCAGGCATGGGTGCGGACCTATTCGAATCCTACGTCAACTCCATTATAGCCGCTATGGCTATAGGCGTTATTACCATGGGTACCGTTGGAGTGGCTTACCCCCTGGTCCTTGCGGCCCTCGGCATACTAGGGTCTATCCTTGGTACCTTCGTCGTCAGGGTCAAAGACGGCGGTAACGCTCAGGCAGCCCTCAGAAACGGCACTTTCCTGACCGGCGGCCTGATGATCCTTGGAGCCTTTTTTGCCACAAAGCTCATGACAGGAGATATGGGGCTCTTCTGGAGCGTCCTTTCCGGTATTCTCGTGGGAGTTCTCATCGGCTGGGTCACCGAGATCTATACCTCCGCTGACTACCGCTCCGTTAAGAACATCGCTAGAGCCACCGAGACCGGTGCTGCTACAACTATACTTGCCGGTATATCCGTAGGGATGGTCTCCACCGTGGTGCCTGTGCTCATGATCTGTGCCGCTACCTTGATAAGCTTCAAGTTCGGTGGACTTTTTGGCATAGCCTGTGCTGCGGTCGGTATGCTTTCCATCACCGGTATGACCCTTAGCGTAGATGCCTACGGTCCTATCGCCGACAACGCCGGTGGTATCGCCGAGATGAGCAAACTTCCTCCTGAGGTCCGCAAGATAACCGACAAGCTCGATGCGGTAGGAAACACCACCGCTGCTATGGGTAAAGGTCTGGCCATAGGCTCAGCCGCACTGACCGCCCTTTCCCTTTTCTCCGCCTACGCCACCGCGGTGAATCTGAGCACGATAGACCTCAGCAACCCCACCGTCATGACCGGACTCTTCATCGGTGGAATGTTGCCCTTCCTCTTCAGCGCCCTGACCATCCAGGCTGTAGGAAGAGCGGCGGAGCACATGATAGACGAGGTCCGTCGTCAGTTCAGGGAGATCCCAGGCATCATGGAGGGAACCGCCCGTCCTGAATACGAGAAGTGCGTCGAGATATCCACCGGTGCCGCTCTGAAAGAAATGGTGATACCGGGCCTTCTAGCAATCGTTTCTCCTATCCTAGTCGGAGTCTTCCTCGGTCCCGAGGCCCTTGGCGGTCTGCTCGGCGGCTCTATAGTTACCGGTGTCATGATGGCTATATTCATGTCCAACTCCGGAGGAGCCTGGGATAACGCTAAGAAATACATAGAAGAGGGACATCACGGCGGCAAAGGAACCGAGCAACACGCTGCTGCGGTAGTGGGAGATACGGTCGGAGACCCCTTCAAGGACACCTCTGGGCCGAGCCTCAACATCCTTATAAAGCTTATGTCCGTTGTGGCCGTGGTTATGGCCCCCCTATTCCTGTAG
- the guaA gene encoding glutamine-hydrolyzing GMP synthase, translating into MDNIVILDCGSQFTQLIARRIRELKVHSEILPWDVSADEIAKRSPKGLIISGGPRSVLEEGAPRIDESVIQMDLPVLGLCYGMQYLCKAMGGQVRSSTSREYGRAYITVIDDGSPIYRDVPAKNQVWMSHGDDVESLPEGTIMTSRTDDGVIAGFRSEDGRVNGFQYHPEVAHTEYGETMLSNFLFHVCRCAGDWDLGDWVENAVEEIRETVGQDKVICGLSGGVDSSVAAALVSKAIGDRLQCIFVDTGMMRDKEAEEVMESYRAMDLNVIHVDASERFLKALEGVTEPEKKRKVIGELFVRVFEAESSKVSDAKWLLQGTLYPDVIESGHKGKGAAVIKSHHNVGGLPDDMSLKVLEPLRDLFKDEVRALGRIIDVPEDIVSRHPFPGPGLAVRCLGDITVEKLDILRKADRIYLDEIRKAGLYNDIWQAFAVLLPVYTVGVMGDDRTYARVLALRAITSSDGMTAEWFRFPNEVLDRISTRICNEVQGVNRVVYDVTSKPPATVEWE; encoded by the coding sequence ATGGACAATATAGTTATTTTGGATTGCGGCTCCCAGTTTACCCAGTTAATAGCCAGGAGGATCAGAGAGCTTAAGGTCCACAGTGAGATACTGCCTTGGGACGTCTCCGCCGATGAGATAGCCAAGAGATCCCCTAAGGGCCTTATCATCTCCGGTGGCCCTAGAAGCGTTCTGGAAGAAGGGGCCCCCAGGATAGACGAATCGGTGATCCAGATGGATCTTCCCGTTCTCGGGCTGTGTTACGGGATGCAGTATCTCTGTAAGGCTATGGGAGGTCAGGTAAGATCCTCCACCAGCAGGGAGTACGGAAGGGCCTACATAACGGTGATAGACGACGGTAGCCCTATCTACCGGGACGTTCCGGCAAAAAACCAGGTTTGGATGAGCCATGGGGACGATGTCGAGAGTCTTCCTGAGGGAACGATCATGACCTCCCGGACCGATGACGGTGTGATCGCCGGTTTTAGGTCCGAAGACGGCAGGGTAAACGGTTTTCAATACCATCCAGAGGTCGCCCATACCGAGTATGGGGAGACCATGTTGTCTAACTTCCTGTTCCACGTCTGTCGCTGTGCTGGCGACTGGGACCTAGGGGATTGGGTCGAAAACGCCGTCGAAGAGATCAGGGAAACCGTAGGGCAGGATAAGGTTATCTGCGGTCTTTCCGGTGGAGTTGACTCCTCTGTGGCCGCTGCGTTGGTATCTAAGGCTATAGGCGACAGACTTCAGTGTATCTTCGTCGATACCGGTATGATGAGGGACAAAGAGGCTGAGGAGGTCATGGAAAGCTACAGGGCTATGGACCTGAACGTGATACACGTAGATGCCTCTGAGCGGTTCCTCAAGGCCCTAGAGGGCGTGACCGAGCCTGAAAAGAAGCGCAAGGTGATAGGCGAGCTTTTCGTGAGGGTTTTCGAGGCGGAGTCTTCAAAAGTTTCCGACGCCAAGTGGCTTCTCCAGGGAACCCTCTATCCTGACGTTATAGAAAGCGGCCATAAAGGCAAAGGAGCGGCTGTCATAAAAAGCCACCACAACGTAGGAGGCCTTCCTGATGACATGAGCCTGAAGGTTCTTGAGCCTTTGAGGGATCTCTTTAAGGACGAGGTTCGTGCCTTAGGGAGGATAATAGACGTTCCTGAGGACATAGTATCGAGGCATCCTTTCCCTGGTCCGGGGCTGGCGGTTCGCTGTCTTGGCGATATAACGGTGGAAAAACTGGATATACTCAGAAAAGCGGATAGGATCTACCTTGACGAGATCAGAAAGGCCGGCCTTTATAACGATATATGGCAGGCTTTCGCCGTATTGCTCCCTGTCTACACCGTAGGGGTAATGGGAGACGACAGGACCTACGCCAGGGTTTTGGCTTTGAGGGCTATAACCTCTTCCGACGGAATGACCGCCGAATGGTTCCGTTTCCCGAACGAAGTTCTAGATCGAATCTCCACCAGAATATGCAATGAAGTTCAAGGTGTAAACCGAGTGGTCTACGATGTCACCAGTAAACCACCGGCAACGGTGGAATGGGAATAA